One stretch of Bradyrhizobium canariense DNA includes these proteins:
- a CDS encoding Flp family type IVb pilin — protein MRQLFSRFLSDQSGATAIEYCLIACGIAFAIIATVQGIGPQLNTKFTSINNSLK, from the coding sequence ATGCGCCAATTATTTTCGAGGTTCCTGAGCGATCAATCCGGCGCTACCGCCATCGAATATTGCCTGATCGCGTGCGGCATTGCTTTTGCGATCATCGCCACCGTTCAGGGCATCGGTCCTCAGCTCAACACCAAATTCACATCGATCAATAATTCCCTGAAGTAA